The Xyrauchen texanus isolate HMW12.3.18 chromosome 28, RBS_HiC_50CHRs, whole genome shotgun sequence genome has a segment encoding these proteins:
- the LOC127622214 gene encoding uncharacterized protein LOC127622214 isoform X1 codes for MSFVTNHLVSLILFFFFPPGRALKTACLGSVMRLTVDKSLAFGSQIEFDAINGSQNLPLTPSLAVKCGFSVNSDPWGNTNVFASVLNCFAGNENDREFDIDMRVRVRGINKAEQDVFEVKKSCSYNQWAPREILCDRNYMEVSVNRLPGEITALKTQPKMPKDQMFGTDTLSEAITSRYNIWRMVFFTPKQKAMVLEDALNTGYGVTTTRSRLVLRSGFDMPETYVEHVNGVPMKFIRVTTYFKKQWSVTMLDTVAACPTGGLVFTDELITWNFPRFNPLMSSADSKILGMVMGMDGEQIDSAQMAAKGYSLTTTDTFIVMTLPIGGPDGYYKSHIVNGQYHIRYTIEPMLEILWSEGGFDSTRYKVLFPIKTPFMPRPPQAVDYTNVDQRVFDVLLGTFLHDVQLVNITFSTGVLTVAEANARGFNVQEHRFQNGSKAFRLQVPFSDTVVVTTQSGLVAMVYTLPLIFGFMILPEYTPFSYPASVTVTLQDIILPTLSGACDKERFHIMISNGNLGKNFNIMLGTSDLTPERQAEYDVKENGTHILLAVPFLASDVAFELMYPSSLRARLDVLLWDPVKKWSLSDFSLACNFPMTMTECFSNGSMSALAVKVESVSQLVPSQLTLTDPLCKPKFSNDRFAYFSFDANSCGTTRTFYDGVLMYQNEISMGDERPVSLQAKKGVPSSPPYQQYRVTVSCFYKRNDTQTIAFFTKPRESEPLPETGFGELQVILRLAMGGSYRNFYVEQDFPVGRYLREPLFFEVELLQSTDPQIELGLENCWATLKPDRSTTPRWDLIVDGCVSLADSYETVFHPVTPDGVHFPSHMKRFEIKMFAFVQENIILKDQMFVHCDAVLCDINQTNGICKRQCSSPIPLKTAKKVRRDAENDQFQRAQLSSGKIVFSSS; via the exons ATGTCATTTGTGACCAATCATTTGGTTTCcctcatacttttttttttttttcccccaggaAGAGCCCTGAAGACAGCATGTCTGGGTAGCGTTATGAGGCTGACTGTCGATAAGTCTCTAGCTTTTGGAAGTCAGATTGAATTTGACGCCATTA atggCTCTCAGAATCTACCTCTAACTCCTTCCCTGGCAGTTAAATGTGGCTTCAGTGTAAACTCTGATCCCTGGGGTAACACCAATGTCTTTGCATCTGTCCTGAACTGTTTTGCAGGGAATGAG AATGATCGCGAGTTTGATATTGACATGCGTGTCCGAGTGCGTGGCATCAACAAAGCAGAGCAAGATGTCTTTGAGGTGAAAAAGTCCTGTAGCTACAACCAATGGGCCCCCCGTGAAATTCTTTGTGATCGTAATTATATGGAG GTTTCCGTCAACCGATTGCCCGGGGAAATTACTGCCTTGAAAACACAGCCAAAGATGCCCAAAGATCAAATGTTTGGGACCGATACGCTTTCAGAG GCCATTACCTCTAGATACAACATCTGGAGAATGGTGTTTTTCACTCCTAAACAAAAAGCCATGGTGTTGGAGGATGCGCTAAATACAGGATATGGTGTAACAACAACCAGGTCTCGGCTAGTGCTGCGAAGCGGTTTTGACATGCCTGAGACGTATGTGGAACAC GTGAATGGAGTGCCCATGAAGTTTATTAGGGTAACAACCTACTTCAAGAAACAATGGTCCGTAACCATGTTGGATACTGTTGCTGCATGTCCAACCG GTGGACTTGTCTTTACGGATGAACTTATCACCTGGAATTTCCCACGATTTAACCCTCTAATGAGTTCTGCTGATAGCAAAATCCTTGGGATGGTCATGGGAATGGATGGAGAGCAGATTGACTCTGCACAAATGGCTGCCAAAGGCTATAGTTTGACAACCACAGACACTTTTATTGTAATGACACTACCCATTGGTGGACCAGATGGCTACTACAAG AGTCATATTGTAAATGGCCAGTACCACATCAGATACACCATTGAGCCAATGCTGGAGATATTGTGGAGTGAAGGTGGCTTTGACTCAACCAGATACAAAGTCCTTTTCCCCATCAAGACCCCTTTTATGCCTAGACCACCCCAAGCTGTTGACT ACACTAATGTAGACCAAAGGGTGTTTGATGTGCTTTTGGGTACATTCCTTCATGATGTTCAGTTGGTGAACATCACCTTTTCCACTGGAGTCCTTACTGTTGCAGAGGCCAATGCGAGGGGCTTCAATGTACAAGAGCACCGCTTCCAAAATGGCTCCAAGGCATTCAGACTTCAAGTGCCCTTTTCTGATACCGTTGTTGTCACAACT CAATCTGGTCTGGTTGCTATGGTCTACACCCTTCCCCTTATCTTTGGTTTTATGATCCTGCCTGAATACACTCCTTTTTCTTACCCTGCATCCGTAACCGTAACCCTTCAAGATATCA TTCTCCCAACTTTGAGTGGAGCCTGTGATAAGGAAAGGTTCCACATCATGATTTCAAATGGAAATCTGGGCAAGAACTTTAATATAATGCTGGGCACAAGTGACCTGACTCCAGAGCGGCAAGCAGAGTATGATGTTAAGGAGAACGGCACTCACATATTGTTGGCAGTGCCTTTCCTAGCGTCTGACGTTGCATTTGAG tTGATGTACCCATCATCCTTGAGGGCACGGCTTGATGTGTTACTATGGGACCCTGTCAAAAAATGGAGCCTCAGTGACTTCTCCCTGGCCTGCAACTTTCCCATGACAATGACTG AGTGTTTCAGCAATGGCTCCATGTCCGCACTTGCAGTAAAGGTAGAATCTGTGTCCCAACTTGTCCCCAGTCAACTTACCTTGACCGATCCCTTGTGCAAACCCAAATTCAGCAACGACCGCTTTGCCTACTTCTCTTTTGATGCAAACAGTTGTGGAACCACTAGAACG TTCTATGATGGAGTCCTGATGTATCAGAATGAAATCTCTATGGGTGATGAACGACCAGTTTCCCTGCAGGCTAAAAAAGGTGTACCCTCTAGTCCTCCCTATCAACAGTACAG AGTGACTGTATCCTGCTTTTACAAGAGAAATGATACCCAGACGATTGCATTCTTCACAAAGCCGCGAGAAAGTGAACCCCTCCCTGAGACTGGTTTTGGCGAGCTGCAAGTCATACTGAGACTTGCCATGG GTGGCTCTTATAGAAATTTTTACGTAGAGCAGGATTTCCCAGTTGGACGGTACCTAAGAGAACCTCTGTTCTTTGAGGTGGAGCTTCTACAGTCCACTGATCCTCAGATAGAGCTGGGCTTGGAGAACTGTTGGGCTACTCTGAAACCAGACCGGAGCACTACTCCAAGATGGGACTTGATTGTTGATgg CTGTGTGAGTCTGGCTGACAGTTATGAAACTGTCTTCCATCCTGTAACTCCTGATGGGGTTCATTTCCCATCTCACATGAAGCGTTTTGAAATCAAGATGTTTGCTTTTGTGCAGGAAAATATAATCCTCAAAGATCag ATGTTTGTACACTGTGATGCTGTGCTGTGTGATATCAATCAGACTAATGGAATCTGCAAGAGACAATGTTCCTCTCCCATTCCTTTAAAAACTGCAAAGAAAG TACGAAGAGACGCTGAAAACGACCAATTCCAGAGAGCACAGCTGTCATCAGGAAAAATAGTATTCTCAAGCTCTTAG
- the LOC127622214 gene encoding uncharacterized protein LOC127622214 isoform X2, whose product MPQNFNQRRALKTACLGSVMRLTVDKSLAFGSQIEFDAINGSQNLPLTPSLAVKCGFSVNSDPWGNTNVFASVLNCFAGNENDREFDIDMRVRVRGINKAEQDVFEVKKSCSYNQWAPREILCDRNYMEVSVNRLPGEITALKTQPKMPKDQMFGTDTLSEAITSRYNIWRMVFFTPKQKAMVLEDALNTGYGVTTTRSRLVLRSGFDMPETYVEHVNGVPMKFIRVTTYFKKQWSVTMLDTVAACPTGGLVFTDELITWNFPRFNPLMSSADSKILGMVMGMDGEQIDSAQMAAKGYSLTTTDTFIVMTLPIGGPDGYYKSHIVNGQYHIRYTIEPMLEILWSEGGFDSTRYKVLFPIKTPFMPRPPQAVDYTNVDQRVFDVLLGTFLHDVQLVNITFSTGVLTVAEANARGFNVQEHRFQNGSKAFRLQVPFSDTVVVTTQSGLVAMVYTLPLIFGFMILPEYTPFSYPASVTVTLQDIILPTLSGACDKERFHIMISNGNLGKNFNIMLGTSDLTPERQAEYDVKENGTHILLAVPFLASDVAFELMYPSSLRARLDVLLWDPVKKWSLSDFSLACNFPMTMTECFSNGSMSALAVKVESVSQLVPSQLTLTDPLCKPKFSNDRFAYFSFDANSCGTTRTFYDGVLMYQNEISMGDERPVSLQAKKGVPSSPPYQQYRVTVSCFYKRNDTQTIAFFTKPRESEPLPETGFGELQVILRLAMGGSYRNFYVEQDFPVGRYLREPLFFEVELLQSTDPQIELGLENCWATLKPDRSTTPRWDLIVDGCVSLADSYETVFHPVTPDGVHFPSHMKRFEIKMFAFVQENIILKDQMFVHCDAVLCDINQTNGICKRQCSSPIPLKTAKKVRRDAENDQFQRAQLSSGKIVFSSS is encoded by the exons ATGCCACAGAATTTCAACCaaa gaAGAGCCCTGAAGACAGCATGTCTGGGTAGCGTTATGAGGCTGACTGTCGATAAGTCTCTAGCTTTTGGAAGTCAGATTGAATTTGACGCCATTA atggCTCTCAGAATCTACCTCTAACTCCTTCCCTGGCAGTTAAATGTGGCTTCAGTGTAAACTCTGATCCCTGGGGTAACACCAATGTCTTTGCATCTGTCCTGAACTGTTTTGCAGGGAATGAG AATGATCGCGAGTTTGATATTGACATGCGTGTCCGAGTGCGTGGCATCAACAAAGCAGAGCAAGATGTCTTTGAGGTGAAAAAGTCCTGTAGCTACAACCAATGGGCCCCCCGTGAAATTCTTTGTGATCGTAATTATATGGAG GTTTCCGTCAACCGATTGCCCGGGGAAATTACTGCCTTGAAAACACAGCCAAAGATGCCCAAAGATCAAATGTTTGGGACCGATACGCTTTCAGAG GCCATTACCTCTAGATACAACATCTGGAGAATGGTGTTTTTCACTCCTAAACAAAAAGCCATGGTGTTGGAGGATGCGCTAAATACAGGATATGGTGTAACAACAACCAGGTCTCGGCTAGTGCTGCGAAGCGGTTTTGACATGCCTGAGACGTATGTGGAACAC GTGAATGGAGTGCCCATGAAGTTTATTAGGGTAACAACCTACTTCAAGAAACAATGGTCCGTAACCATGTTGGATACTGTTGCTGCATGTCCAACCG GTGGACTTGTCTTTACGGATGAACTTATCACCTGGAATTTCCCACGATTTAACCCTCTAATGAGTTCTGCTGATAGCAAAATCCTTGGGATGGTCATGGGAATGGATGGAGAGCAGATTGACTCTGCACAAATGGCTGCCAAAGGCTATAGTTTGACAACCACAGACACTTTTATTGTAATGACACTACCCATTGGTGGACCAGATGGCTACTACAAG AGTCATATTGTAAATGGCCAGTACCACATCAGATACACCATTGAGCCAATGCTGGAGATATTGTGGAGTGAAGGTGGCTTTGACTCAACCAGATACAAAGTCCTTTTCCCCATCAAGACCCCTTTTATGCCTAGACCACCCCAAGCTGTTGACT ACACTAATGTAGACCAAAGGGTGTTTGATGTGCTTTTGGGTACATTCCTTCATGATGTTCAGTTGGTGAACATCACCTTTTCCACTGGAGTCCTTACTGTTGCAGAGGCCAATGCGAGGGGCTTCAATGTACAAGAGCACCGCTTCCAAAATGGCTCCAAGGCATTCAGACTTCAAGTGCCCTTTTCTGATACCGTTGTTGTCACAACT CAATCTGGTCTGGTTGCTATGGTCTACACCCTTCCCCTTATCTTTGGTTTTATGATCCTGCCTGAATACACTCCTTTTTCTTACCCTGCATCCGTAACCGTAACCCTTCAAGATATCA TTCTCCCAACTTTGAGTGGAGCCTGTGATAAGGAAAGGTTCCACATCATGATTTCAAATGGAAATCTGGGCAAGAACTTTAATATAATGCTGGGCACAAGTGACCTGACTCCAGAGCGGCAAGCAGAGTATGATGTTAAGGAGAACGGCACTCACATATTGTTGGCAGTGCCTTTCCTAGCGTCTGACGTTGCATTTGAG tTGATGTACCCATCATCCTTGAGGGCACGGCTTGATGTGTTACTATGGGACCCTGTCAAAAAATGGAGCCTCAGTGACTTCTCCCTGGCCTGCAACTTTCCCATGACAATGACTG AGTGTTTCAGCAATGGCTCCATGTCCGCACTTGCAGTAAAGGTAGAATCTGTGTCCCAACTTGTCCCCAGTCAACTTACCTTGACCGATCCCTTGTGCAAACCCAAATTCAGCAACGACCGCTTTGCCTACTTCTCTTTTGATGCAAACAGTTGTGGAACCACTAGAACG TTCTATGATGGAGTCCTGATGTATCAGAATGAAATCTCTATGGGTGATGAACGACCAGTTTCCCTGCAGGCTAAAAAAGGTGTACCCTCTAGTCCTCCCTATCAACAGTACAG AGTGACTGTATCCTGCTTTTACAAGAGAAATGATACCCAGACGATTGCATTCTTCACAAAGCCGCGAGAAAGTGAACCCCTCCCTGAGACTGGTTTTGGCGAGCTGCAAGTCATACTGAGACTTGCCATGG GTGGCTCTTATAGAAATTTTTACGTAGAGCAGGATTTCCCAGTTGGACGGTACCTAAGAGAACCTCTGTTCTTTGAGGTGGAGCTTCTACAGTCCACTGATCCTCAGATAGAGCTGGGCTTGGAGAACTGTTGGGCTACTCTGAAACCAGACCGGAGCACTACTCCAAGATGGGACTTGATTGTTGATgg CTGTGTGAGTCTGGCTGACAGTTATGAAACTGTCTTCCATCCTGTAACTCCTGATGGGGTTCATTTCCCATCTCACATGAAGCGTTTTGAAATCAAGATGTTTGCTTTTGTGCAGGAAAATATAATCCTCAAAGATCag ATGTTTGTACACTGTGATGCTGTGCTGTGTGATATCAATCAGACTAATGGAATCTGCAAGAGACAATGTTCCTCTCCCATTCCTTTAAAAACTGCAAAGAAAG TACGAAGAGACGCTGAAAACGACCAATTCCAGAGAGCACAGCTGTCATCAGGAAAAATAGTATTCTCAAGCTCTTAG